The DNA window CCACTCACTATCACGCCAACGCATCGTACGATTCTCCCTCGTCCCTCGAAAAGCCAGTGCTTCTGAGTCAACCCACCTtttgaggctgagaagatcaagacaCAGATCAGAAAGGCTGTCAAAGATTGGTTAACTTTGGTAACAAGTTATGCGGTTGAGCCCTTATTTGCCCGTTGTAATGGATGGACCGGGCCGTGAATTGGTTTGTGCTTAACAGGGAAAGCCAGCCATAAATTCTCGCCATGCTCTCGTGATTTTGGTTCCCAGGATATTCGATTGGCGGCGTCCTGcaaaatattaaaactaaacCGCTATCAGCATTATCGAAAGACGAAAAGCAAGCAGTAAAGAATCCTTCACCAATTACACGTGTGTGCCAATTCGCATCGCTAAGCACGACAACTCATCCTTCGACAAGGATCCTGCGTTTATTTCTCGCTTGCACCAGACTCCCTGGTCCAAGGTCGACAAGAACCGACGACAACACATTGGGTATGGAGGATAAACATGTCGATCCCAAGGTGACTCCTGACGAGGATAATGGTGTAATCAGCCTTAGCAACAGTCCGGACAGCAGCAATGGCTTTGATTCCAACAGCCCTCACATTTGGCTCGTCGGTGGCGGCATCGCTTCACTGGCTGCCGCTGTCTTTCTAATTGACGATGCCAATGTGCCGGGCAGCCACATCCATATTCTCGAGGCGTCTTCGAAAGCGGGTGGATCGATAGCGTCATTCTCGAAGCCTTCTTGGGATACAGGGTATAGGGTATCTGCGATTCGAAAAATGAGCCTTACGTATCACTGTTTATATGGTATGCTAGAAAAAGTACCTTCCGAGACGGAGGGCGAGACATTAGCTGCCAGGCTTCGTCGCTTCAATCAGGAAAGCAAGAAATTGGGTGCATCTGGGTCAAGATTAGTGAGACAGGTCTTTGATGAGAATGGAAGAGAAAAGCCCGAGGCAGTCGACGTGAGCACCATGGGTTTGAGTGTGAGGAACCAATGCGACTTGATGAGAGTCGTTCTCGAGACAGAGGAAGAATTAGAAGGGCTTGAGATCCAGGCCCTATTTGAGCCAAATTTCTTTGAGACAAACTTCTGGGATTTGTGGTCTTCACTCAATCGCTTTCACCCTTGGTGTAGTGCTGTTGAGTTCAGACGATGCCTACACCGAATGTTGCACGAATTCCCCAATATGGGAACTCTATCGGGTGTCGAGCAGGCACCTGAAGAAGACTTTCAGGCTATTATTAAGCCATTGACACAATATCTCAAAGCATCAGATGTCGAATTTCGGCATGGTAAGTTTTGCTTCCGCCTCAAGAAATCTTTGTCTGACTTGTCTAGGGATATTGGTCAGCGGGTTGGAGATTGAGGATATTGGCCCTGACTTTCGGGTGACTGCTCTCAAGACTTACCAAGACAGCAAGCATGTGAATTTGACGCTGGGACCTGACGATATTGTCCTCCTCACGCTTGGATCTCTGACTTCTGGAATGGGATATGGAACAAACGAACAGCCTCCTCCGACAATGGAGCTGCGTGATTCAGCACCCCATGAGCTTGACCCTTCGTGGACATTCTGGGACAGACTTGCTTTGGAGCGCCCACAAACATTCGGCAACCCTGAAGCATTCTTCGATCGGCCTTCCAAGTCGACTTGGCTCTCTTTCACCATCACCCTTCGCGACCCAGCTTTCTTCGAGCATCTTTGCAAATGGACTGGCACATTGACAGGGGCTGTATCACTGTTGACCTTTCGGGATTGTCCCTGGATGCTTTCTCTGACCATTCCACAACAACCATACGTCAAAGACCAGCCCGAGGATGTGTTTGTGTTCTGGGGGTATGGTCTATTCCCCGATCAGCAGGGTCGATATGTCAGGAAGCCAATGCTCGAGTGCACAGGCGCCGAGATCCTCACGGAGTTACTCCACCTCATGGCCTTTCCCCTTCAGCCGACACTCGAGCGCTCCATCACTATCCCTTGTCTGATGCCATTGATCGGTAGTCCATTCCTCACCCGTAAGAAGGGTGATAGACCAAAGGTGATTCCTGATGGAAGCAAAAATCTTGGTTTGATGGGACAATTCGTTGAGATCGAGCGTGAAGTGACGTTCACTATGGAGTATTCGGTGCGGTCAGCGCAACTGGCTGTGTATGGACTAATGGGTTTGGATAAGCAGCTCCCAGGGGTACAGGGCGAAGATCATGAGGTTTTGACATTGGGAATGGCGTTAAAAACGATGATGACTTAGGGTTTTGGGTGAACGGACCAAAAGGTGTAAGGAAGTAACAAAATGGTGGTGATGGACAGAAGTCTTATCTTTCTCCCTGACTTTGTGTATATTAGAGGACAGTCTTTTGCTTAACAATGAAAAGATGAGTGGTCTGTATTATCCATAGGTAGGCAGTAGGAGTGctgagaaaaaaaaagatggcATGGGATTTATCGATATACGGATGCCCGTATTGTCGACAAAGTGTTATTTGTGTGGGTTTGTGACAATGAACAGTTACATCAAGGAACAATACCTAACAGGCATCAGCCTTTGCTTCACAATCACAGCTTATTTGGACGTTGCATCCATTACTAcatgtttctttttattgACGAGTGCATAGCCgctatctttaattattcCAGAATACAACATTTTCCCAGAGCTCGTCACCCCTATTGTAACTCGGGATGCATCAATATCTTGCTCATCACCATAATTCATAATGTGTTTCGATGCTTTCATTATTCGATACAGAAGCCACTGTAAGGTTCTGGTCGACTGGCTTCCGGGCATGGATGAAGCTGCTGCCTTTCATCTTAGGCACCGCATCTTGAGCATGTCTGCCCCGGCACTGACAGCCAGCACTTTGTCGTTCTGCCGTTGCTCCTGTCCTTTCTTTGCCAGCCCTCGCCCAGTACGATCTCCTAAACCCCTTAACAAGCCTCCCACTTCTGCATCCGCACCTGCCCCCGCTTTCTTTCATCTTGACCTTTCCATCGTAATCATCCCCTGAAAATGTCAACAAGGGCACCTTCGCTCTTGCTTATAGGTAAGCTTCATTCAAACTACCCcgcttcatcttcttctccccCTCTCTTCCATCCTTTCACATCTCCCTCCCCGCATCCCTCTTTGATCATcgtcttggccttgtcaCCCACACCTCGCCCTCCTTAACCCATCCTTGATCACACCGTCTGTGGGCAAACAAACTGACCACTTTTATTGTAATGGCAGATCCTCCCGAATTTTCATCGGAGGAAGCGACGCAGCAGCTGATCTACCTCGATGATTGGGAGAAATCTCATGACAAGGACAATGAGAACGTGCCACAGCAAGTCGCCGAGTTGCGCATCGCTCGACCCCATCTCGAAGCTGTATCTCTAGGCTCTACGGAATGGGACGGAGACAAAGTTAGTCGCCTGATCAATCAGCACTTGCTGGTGAACATGCAACTACCCATCATGGCGGAGAATGCCACGAGTAGGTTATCCGACAGGCACAAAACGCTATCTCACTGACGGTCAACCTTTAGATGATCAAGCTTTACACAACGTCGATGGCTTGGACACAGGTGATCAATCTGAGATCTCCTAGGAAGAAGACTCTCTAGATACCACTGCTGCTACTGTCGCTGACGCTGTTACGCGCAGTCCCACTGCAGAGTCCTCGCCTAAAGTGGATGGCGCTTCTACCGAATCTGTGGTCAAAGGTGCTTAGAAGTCTAATATACATGCAGTTATCTTTAGCTAACATATGTTTCTAGGAGCGAAACTCGACTTTGGAGATCGCATTGAGAAGATTTCCAAAATCAAGTTGGCTAAGCACACTGCCAAAGCATGGTCGTTCCTCCAAAGCGGTCGACAATCCACCCCGTCCGTACCTTGCCGTAGTCATGACGACGAAGATCTTATCTCGTTCGAAGATGATCCTGTGGCTGGACCCTTCGATGGTGATGAAATCAAGGGCGAACTCAACGACATCAACCACATCACGATGCTGAAAGTCGAAGATGATCATGTTGAAGTTACACAGATCCCAGAAGAGATTAGGGCTGCCAACTGTTTCACCTGTGGCCTCTCTTCCGCCGAATCACTGATCATGTGCCCTTGTGGTCACAGGTACTGTGCTGAGTGTCTTTGCAACATGGTCAAGTCTTCTATTCGAGATGAAGTTCCATTCCCACCTGTCTGTTGCAAAAGGCTTGTTCCCATTGATGTGAACGCGGCATTCTTTGACAAAGACACTCTGTGCGATTTCTTCGCCAGGAAGTTTGGGATCACATACTTGACCGCGGATGGTTCTCCCAAGAAGCGAAAGTATGAAGCTCTCATGACACCATCTCTGGAAACGATTTCACCCCAAGTTCACGCCATGAACTTAGGTACACCAAAGAACGAAGGGCTTTGCTATCTCTGCAAGCGTGTCAATGAGAAAGACTCTTGTAAGTTAACCCTGTTGCTTTCTCACCAGACCCTGACTAAAGTCTGCCCAGTTTGCCCTGATTGCTGCTACCGTTGCAATCGCAACCGCACTTTATGCAACTGCGCCTGGTGGGTAGATCGACAAAAGAGAATCAGAGCAGAAAAGAATGTGAATGGCAACGCATTCGATCCGGACGTTCCCGTATTCCGTCCGACAAACAACAGCCATGAACCCAGGAAGATGCCATTGAACGGTGTCTTCAATCGCAGTCGAGACTCAACTCCTCTTGTTCGTATTCTCCTAGTCTTGTGTAAATGTGGACACATGCTAATGGAAAGCAGGAACTAGTCAGGCCAGTACTGTGACCACGGTTACTTTATACCTTGTACTGTGGTCCTGTGTTGAATGAACTATCAGGCGAGCTTGAGCGTCTCGAATGAGTTTTCGGCTTTGTGGCGATTATTTGCATACTAAGTATACTTACTGGTGATGTATGAATAGAAGCTGGAGAATTACGGAGTCGGATCTCTTTGTACAAATTtgggggagggggaggggggacGGACGAAAACCCACACTGTACAAGTAGAAACGTGGTGACACTCTGCAGCTGTGATTGTGGCAGAATATCTGTTTTTGTCTGCACAACCAGGTTGCGTGAGCACCTTTCAGCATCTTAGAAATATCACGACCCTCTTAGGTGCAGTTAAATTCTGTTTTCTATGATGCCTCTCCATACTCATTCAGTGAATCCCAAGTTTTTGATTATGGGAAAAGCCCAAGTCTAGGTAATCGTAATCATAATACCTATCCTCAAGTGACCTgatgatttcgtctcttatgcttccagcggctgATTCTTCTCAAACGAGGGCGACCATGTTGCAAATCTGGAGTCGTCAAAGATAAAACAAGACATTATTGAGCTAATTAGCATGAGGTAACTATAGACTAAATCCGTCTTATACAGACTTTGTTACAAGATGCATTCCTAGCTTGCCGCTGTTGATTTGTAGTTGTGACATGACTCCCGCCTTGCAGCAAATGCCCTCGATAAGATCTCCAGATGGGTAGGGATCAAACATAAACGAGCCCAAGATTGTAGGTATCTACCCGTGCCACCAAATATCCATAATCCAGTCCTGAGGAATTTTTGGTTTGTCCAATGTCTCGACCTATCCTCATCGCCAGGACCTCATGACGAAACGGCACTGGCGACATACGTTAATGTCACAGTCCCGACATTTAAGGATGAATGTTCCAAGACTTTGGCGACATTCAGCGCACTCGTTCTGCCCTTCCACCCAGCCACAATACTCATGATGGCAGTATTCCGGATGAAGTGCCGTTCGTTCCTGAATTTCGCGTCGCCTTTCTTCGTCTTGACGTTGTCTCTCTTGACGTCGCctttcttcatcttgaagCTGTCTCTCTTGACGTTGtctttcttcatcttgaagCTGTCTCTCTTGACGCTGTCTTTCTTCGTCTTGGCGCTGTCTCTCTTGACGCTGTCTTTCTTCGTCTTGACGTTGTCTCTCTTGACGctgtctctcttcttcttgacgcTGTCTTTCTTCGTCTTGACGTTGTCTCTCTTGACGCTGTCTTTCTTGACGCTGTCTTTCTTGACGCTGTCTTTCTTCATTTTGAAACTGTCTCTCATGACGTCGTATATCTTCATGTAGAGCAGCCTCATCCTGTCTTGCGAGTTCCAGTGCTAGTGCAGCATCCAAAACGAGGTCTTCGCCCGACAGGGGACCTTCGCACGTCCTCCAACGAGCACCACAGAGGTAACAAAACTGATGACGGCAAGTGCAACCTGCATCATGATCGTCAGGCACGTGTTTTGCATGAAATGATTAGACTTACTGATATGATTGCAACCTGCGGTACGCTCGACCAGGTGTCTGCATTCTGAACATGTTTGCCAACCTTGTATCTCTCCAAGACGCAGGACGTTTTGTGCTTCAGTATCTTCGCGACAGATGCCCAAATGCTGAGGTTGTTTGCATAAGACACAAGTGTAGTTTTCGCAGTGGGGGCAGCGTCCAATGTCGCCTTCGATGGACTGAGGTAAGATGAAGGTTGAGCACGCAGTGTTGCTACAGTAGGTCCGATCGACGGCCGAGAACTCAATGGTCTTTTCCTGGAATTTGTCGAATATCTCCTGTGAGATAAAGTCACCCGGCTCGACGGGAAGAGGCTCGCAGCAGGTAGGTGGGAATAGAGACTCGTCCCTCAGAGAAAGCTCGATGAAGAGGACAAGACATGGTTGGCACCAATGATGAGAACAAGGCGCATGAAAGGTCTGGGCGTCTGGGAAGTCCTCTTGGCAGGAAATGCACTGCCTCATGTCGGCGATAGGTACGATGGCGAGGGATGAGGCTGGAGCATGAGGGGTCTCCAAGGTGTGCAGGGAGTCGCCTGCATTGTCTTTATCCTGGTCATTTTcgacttcttcctcttcgtaTGATGCCGGCTGGTTGTTGGCCGGCTCAGTTTGCTGTTCATCGACGGCTTGATTGTCACCAGcagtgttgttgttggtgtctTCCTGGATGTCATCTGTGTGGACAGCAGCCTGAGTATTCTGGGTATCACTGACACTTGGATCCTGTTGAGTTCGGTTCTCGGCATCTTCAGTATCGCTTCGGTTCGTAGGGACAACGTTCAAAAGCCGCAGTCTGGTATAGGTTTCTTCATCAAGTTGGGGTTGATTCGCTGACGGCTCGACAGGCGCCCAGCGACCCTCTGCCAACGCCTCGGCAATCATATGCTCCCGAGCAAGCTGATCTTCCTGTAGCAGTTGCTCAATAAGGGCTGCGTCAGCCTCTACAGCTTCTGCCAGACTCAGAGCAAGAACCAGTGATTCATCCATAGTGTCACGCAGGGGGGGAGGTGATCACTAGAAACAAAGCTCAGGATCTGAGTAGAGAGAAAACAAGTGTGGGAGcatgaggaagaaaagaatgaaaGAGGGAGAAGCGGCAGATTAGAAATTACAGTGATTGAAGCTAGAGGGTGGGTACAAGGAGATGGATGATTTGCAGCTGTTTGGCAGTGTCAGGCGACTGGCACTTCATGATTCACTGGTTCTACTCCAGAGTTACATCAGGCTTGGAGCGCAACTACCTTAGAGATTGGGCAATGATGAGAGTTGATTACCTAGAGATATATGTCAGTGATGTCTCAAAGCTCTTATACAAAAAGATGTGGTGCTAGCAGGTAGCGAAATCCCggcctcctaagtcttaggataTGGAAACAAGTGTTTTATTAACTCTAGTCAAGTAGCATAGACTGtcctactaatttcatcccttcttcttctagtGACCAACTTTTCTAACACTCTTGGGTAGTATTCGAGTCCCATAATGCCACCTCTCAGCATGTTCAGCCAACTCCGACATGAAGATCGAAACCTCCTTTCCCGAAACCTATTGATCACTCCAAATGCAACTGTAATGGCATACATTTACAATTATACGCCCACAGATGTATCCGGATTAGATCTCACGGTTTGGAGATCTAGGATCATTATCTCGGATCATCCCATCATCGCGAACTCTGAACATGTTAAGCACCCTCCGAATAGGAATCCACAGGCTGTCCAACCAAGTCGGCCCTCGGAATAGGGCGTCCCTTGCGGCCTCAGCAACCATATCATACAAGGCAACTGTCTCGCGACAACACTGATAACCGGAATTTATGAATGTATGTCCACAGCGAATACAGAACTCATGCCCGCATGGACAGCCTATAATATAGCATGTTAGTTTACCACCTTGACAAATATAAGTTGTCATCCAAGACAGGTGAACTTACTTATATGGCTGCAACCTGTTACCCGCTCAATCATTTGTCGGCATTTGGGACAGCACCTCcaaccttttttcttccccAAAGACAGAAGCTCTTCCAGTGATTTGTCCGGGACACAATCACCTTCGTGTGCCGGATTTTTACATCTGGTACAGGTTCGCTCTGTGCATACTTGACAATGGACGACATCCGACTCGTCGGGATGGGGCGGGATGAAGACTTGGCATGCGATATTGCTGCAATATGTGCGATCGAGTGTCTCATACTCAATCTGTTTCTTCCGGTATGCCTGGTCCAATTCTCTGGTGATAAAAGGATGGATTTTGTCGATTGTAATTGCCTGGGAACAACAACGCGGTGGGAAGGCAGAATTGTTCTCGAATGATGTCTCCATGATGGTATTGAAACATGTACGACAATACTTATGGGTGCAGTTAGATTTGAAGGTTTCGGAAGGTGGAAACCATTCGAAGCAGCCGATGCACGTTACTTCTATTCTGGTCTCGCCTCGAGGGACTAGAACCGTCCCGCGGATGCTGTATTCCCTCGTCAGACGAGCAAATTCACCATCGATCTTGCGAAATTCGTATCCATATCTCCTAGATACGGAACCGCGGGTCTCGTTCATTCTCGAATCTGACATCTTGTCTGTTTCGGGTCGCTGCTCTAGTTCGACTTTGAGAGGAGGGAGTTGAAGAGAATGTAAACACGGTTTTGTCTGAGTACTAGGTAGAGATGAAGCCGGATTGTTTTCCTgggaaaataaaaagacaTTTTACGAACCTTTTATGTGGACATTTTGTTGACGCGTGACTATACCCTCGGAGAAACGGTTTAACCAAAGTTCATATGAACTTACTTAGATCTGTCTTGAAGACAAGGGCAAACAGCTTGATATCATCTCATGAAGCATCAAAAAGATTGATGTCTAAGATCCAggttataaagataaatgaCCTGGAGGCGCCGTCTGAAACCGGCCTACCAATATCATCTCTTATGCGTCCAATGACCAAGTTTTCTGGTACAATGAGTATATCCTCCTCCCTACCATTCCCAAGCCCTCTAGAATAAGCTCTTGAACTTTATCCCTGCTGAGCATCTTTGTTTGGCGATAAGATACAGAACATGATCACCGGACTTAGCCATACTATGTCAACAACAGATCCTGAGTAACAGAAAAAATGGCCTCCTAAGAGCATAAGGAGGCTTAGTAATTTTACCCCTTATGCTTCAATACATCAACTCCAAGTTTTGGTAGATGTTGATACATCGCGACGTGAATTATTATTTTTGTTGTCGCTTTAATATGCCTGTTCAATATTATCCATTATCCACGCTGCGCTGCCCACCTATCACTTCAAACCTTGACACTTCAGTGATTCAATGTTggctaaaaaaaaaacaaattaGGCAGTCACATCCCGttcgtcttcatcgtttGCTCTCTCCCGAGATGTTTGTTTCTCGTTCCTTCCTCTTCAATACCAAACTCCACCTTCACAACCATTCTTGAACTTAAAATTATATCTCTACGTCTGCACCAGCGACCCTACGAAATGAATGACACCAGAGGTATCCCAAGGCTCAGAAGGTCTGCGCGGGTTCTAGGCAAGCGACCCAGAACAGACTTCGAAGATGACGGTATTCCGgcaccttcttctccaagtgtGCGTCAGGCTACTCGAACCATCAGAACTGGAGAATGCCTTGCATGCGCAGAAGAATTTCGCCTATCATCCATGACATTGGCGCCATGTTCACATTTGTTTTGCAAACcatgtcttcgtcgtcttgTCAGTCTGGCGATGGCCAACGAAGTTTCCTTTCCCGCGCGATGTTGCGATAAGACGATCCCTGTTACTTACCGGAACGGCTTCTCGAAGGAGGTAGTAGCTCTTTATCAGGCTAAGCGGATCGAATTCGAGATACCTCCCCTCGAACGTGTTTATTGCAGCAGCCAGCCGTGCGCTGCATTTATCCCACCGGCACGAATCATTTCAGGGGTTGGTCACTGTGCGCACTGTTCGACCATCACATGTGTCACATGCAAAAAGAAATCGCATAATGGACCTTGCGGTAaacttgaagaagaagatttgCAGAGTGTGCTTGAGCTGGCTGAGCGCACGGGATGGAAGCGTTGTGGCAAGTGCGGACATCTTATTGAGAAGAGCGTTGGCTGCAATCACATGAGTAAGCTGAGACCTTTTCACCTTTCcaataagtattttactgACTCCCTGCAGTTTGTCTCTGTGGCAATGATTTCTGCTACAACTGTGGCAAGAACAGTAGGCAATGTGTGTGTTACCGTTTGCCCCAGGACGTGGTTAACCCTGCAGCGATTATAGCCGCACAGATGGCCGAAGACACGGGCGAAGAGATGGACGATGAAATGATCGAAGAGATGATGGCTGAAGAGGTAATGGTTGATCTGGTTGCAGAGAGGATGGATGAGCGAGACTGGGACGAGGTAAGCTCAAGACTGTACTACTTTGGAAAACCGAGCTAATGATTTCGAAGCGGCCTTGCAACCACCGATGGAACAGACTCCTCGAGCCGTCGAATTGTCAAGAATGTGGCAAGACAGTACAGGGCTACAACATTTTTGTATGCCGCGCATGTGAACTCGTTGCTTGCCTCGCATGCCGTCAGGAACATTAGGGATACATGGACTGGGACGGATCTGCTTTATGTCAAAAAAAATAGCCTCCTTATTAGCGTACctgtaaaaataaatatctaAAACTATAGACTGAGAAGCATGAGGTATCTcactaatttcatctcttatgccCCCAGCGGTCAATTATTCTGATACCCTAAGGTCAGGGTATATACTGTATCCtgaaatatatttaattctaCTATGTAGAAACATTTCTAAACAAGTGTGATAATGAGGACGTGTACTCCTATCGCAGGCATACGCTCCCAGCGATTGGTCTTTGCGATACCCTGGAGGCATGTCTTGGATTGAGTCAGGGATGTTGCAGGTTGCGCAAAGATGACCGCATATGCTTAATCTCAAAAGGGTATCTGGATGTCCATCTTTCAACCCCAAGACGATCACAACTTGGCAAATGAAACCTAATATTTGTTCATGTTTCTAGCCGTCATGATCTGACCCTAGCATGAACGAAGTGTCATTGTCAATTAACCTGCCGAACGAACCAATCTGATATCCGGCTAACACATAGCCCAAAGCTGAAAACAAGGGTCTTTCTTATTTCGATCTGCGACGTGGGGAATGGGAAATGGGTCAGAGTCTAGGCTCTCGGTTGGCGTTTGTCAGTACCTGAGGGTGACAAAAGTGTTGGTTCTGGAGCGGTAGATGATGAAATAAACAGGTCACTCCGTCACGTGTTTGAGGATGTATACATGGGCCGTTTTTCTGACATTTTGATAACAGATCCCTGCTTTTCTGTCACCTCTTAGTTTGTTTCCAGGGATGATCTAACCCTTGTCTGGGCTGTGCTGAtgataaagactttattggTTCTCAAGCATCAGATGAAATGCAATACGACCAGAGCATCATTCTCTTTAAATCCAGCCACGTCCGCCTCGCCTCGGTTATTCTCTCTCGTGTCTTGCCAAGACCCGGTACTCAGAATTAGTGCACGTAGGAGGCCTTAAAGAGTAATCGAAAAGAGGGCCCCAATGATGGCATTCCCAAGATGTTCCCTGATGGCAAGTGGTTGTTCGGGAGCCCCTAAATTGATTGACTGTGCCGCAGGGATCGCTACAAGAGCCCTGTCTCTCTCTGTCAGACGCCCACTTTTGAACTCGCCAGAAGAAACATCCCACTTCCAACGTCACATCAACCACGACTTCATCTCGATCATCTCCGCCTCGTCTTGTTCCTGGCGCAGATCTTGAACTATTATCTATACGAGCTCTGTCGCATTGGCAACGACAACTGTTCCATCTGTCAAACCTCCCAATGTCTGTCAACTCGGCCCTTTCAAGTTTGACTGCGAGGTAACGATGCGTCGTCGCAATCATCTTCAATTGTTGTCCGCAGCCACAATCAAGTTCCACTTCATCTGAGCGTCTTCAACCGTATCCATTGCGTCTATCGCGCATCTTGCGCATCCACTACTGCCATGTCCTCCAATTGGCACTCTCTAATCGCTAGAGCGATCGATATACCATTGGTATGTCCTCAACTTTAACCTTATCTCAACCTCAAGTGGCAACCTTGCTTACCAGTGCGTAGGAAGGCGACGACTCCCGAGTTGGTTCTACTCGAGATGGGTCCAGCGGTGGCACTCTGAGTACCAACAACGCTTCCAAATCTTCATCGCTTCAATCGCTTGGTGGTACCTTTATACCCGTCGCCATCTATTGCGTCGTCTGCATCATATTTTTCTCCGTTTTCCGCGTAAAATGCAGTCGAGTCTATGCGCCTCGGGCTATACCCAGCCTACGATCGCCTCAGTAAGGACAGCCTGCCAATAGCTCCCGCCCATTACTTACTGTTTATAGCAAACACATTCCACCGCTGCCTACTGGTTGGTTCGACTGGGTGAAGCCATTCTTCAAGACCCCAGATACC is part of the Fusarium poae strain DAOMC 252244 chromosome 4, whole genome shotgun sequence genome and encodes:
- a CDS encoding hypothetical protein (TransMembrane:1 (n4-12c17/18o350-369i)) yields the protein MDESLVLALSLAEAVEADAALIEQLLQEDQLAREHMIAEALAEGRWAPVEPSANQPQLDEETYTRLRLLNVVPTNRSDTEDAENRTQQDPSVSDTQNTQAAVHTDDIQEDTNNNTAGDNQAVDEQQTEPANNQPASYEEEEVENDQDKDNAGDSLHTLETPHAPASSLAIVPIADMRQCISCQEDFPDAQTFHAPCSHHWCQPCLVLFIELSLRDESLFPPTCCEPLPVEPGDFISQEIFDKFQEKTIEFSAVDRTYCSNTACSTFILPQSIEGDIGRCPHCENYTCVLCKQPQHLGICREDTEAQNVLRLGEIQGWQTCSECRHLVERTAGCNHISKSNHFMQNTCLTIMMQVALAVISFVTSVVLVGGRAKVPCRAKTSFWMLH